The Mycolicibacterium hassiacum DSM 44199 genome includes a window with the following:
- a CDS encoding DUF7159 family protein — translation MTPTAVGLVLVEGPNADGATVDREAFEIVRGRHEAPEQTAEQVAAAVLRVEARCAERGDRLRTIGLTWSDDARKDATLLLRSLGHHGFDDTVAVRMADAAEALTWGVADAIGREVTAVCLIEPDTVMVIIAHAGEAAVQSAVRSAPDDEHALAGWLHAVFTRAEWPPEALVLAGSGGGLDELMPLLEAELAIPVYTPADAELALARGAALAAEPETEFAADTAAVARVYRAARSGGRPPGAVRYALPVGMLTAGAVGLVVSVSAAVALEVTPDRDDQPRTAARTAADVSAVAARARTAKTPAPAAPVTSPPAAAAPPAPPREPERVVLEVPPEQSAVGSAEPPAAIPDGDAAQATAGGEPVVAPVGPAPAPPSAALSPGVEPAPGLVPAVPTPVPQQRPGILRRIKDRLSGIGWDPPAEQGPQPPAGAEAPAPEALPAPPPEAPAAPEPAPQPAPPPEAPPPAP, via the coding sequence GTGACGCCGACCGCCGTCGGGCTGGTCCTCGTCGAAGGGCCGAACGCCGACGGCGCCACAGTGGACCGCGAGGCGTTCGAGATCGTCCGTGGCCGCCACGAGGCCCCGGAGCAGACCGCCGAGCAGGTGGCGGCGGCGGTGTTGCGCGTGGAGGCGCGCTGCGCCGAGCGGGGCGACCGGCTCCGCACGATCGGTCTGACCTGGAGCGACGACGCCCGGAAGGATGCGACGTTGTTGCTGAGGTCGTTGGGCCACCACGGGTTCGACGACACCGTGGCGGTCCGGATGGCCGACGCCGCCGAGGCGTTGACCTGGGGCGTCGCCGATGCCATCGGCCGGGAGGTCACCGCGGTTTGCCTGATCGAGCCCGACACGGTGATGGTGATCATCGCCCACGCCGGTGAGGCCGCGGTGCAGAGCGCGGTCCGGTCGGCCCCCGACGACGAGCACGCGCTGGCCGGCTGGCTGCACGCGGTGTTCACCAGGGCCGAGTGGCCGCCCGAGGCGCTGGTTCTGGCCGGCTCCGGCGGCGGTCTCGACGAGTTGATGCCGCTGCTGGAGGCCGAGCTGGCGATCCCGGTGTACACGCCGGCCGATGCCGAACTCGCGCTCGCCCGCGGTGCGGCGCTGGCGGCGGAGCCGGAGACCGAGTTCGCGGCGGACACCGCCGCGGTGGCCCGCGTGTACCGCGCGGCGCGCAGCGGCGGGCGTCCCCCCGGGGCGGTGCGGTACGCGCTGCCGGTGGGCATGTTGACCGCCGGGGCGGTGGGCCTGGTGGTGTCGGTGTCCGCGGCGGTCGCTCTCGAGGTGACCCCGGATCGCGACGACCAGCCCCGCACCGCGGCCCGCACCGCCGCCGATGTGTCCGCGGTCGCCGCCCGGGCCCGCACCGCGAAGACCCCCGCCCCGGCGGCCCCGGTGACGTCCCCGCCCGCGGCGGCAGCGCCGCCGGCCCCGCCGAGGGAACCGGAGCGGGTGGTGCTCGAGGTTCCGCCGGAGCAGTCCGCCGTCGGGTCGGCCGAGCCGCCGGCCGCGATCCCGGACGGGGACGCGGCGCAGGCGACCGCCGGTGGCGAGCCGGTCGTGGCTCCGGTCGGCCCGGCGCCCGCACCGCCGTCGGCGGCCCTGTCGCCGGGGGTGGAGCCCGCGCCCGGCCTGGTGCCGGCGGTGCCGACCCCGGTACCGCAGCAGCGGCCCGGAATCCTGCGCCGGATCAAGGACCGGCTGTCGGGCATCGGCTGGGATCCGCCCGCCGAACAGGGTCCGCAGCCGCCCGCCGGTGCCGAAGCCCCGGCGCCCGAGGCGTTGCCGGCGCCACCACCGGAGGCTCCTGCGGCCCCGGAGCCGGCCCCGCAGCCCGCGCCGCCGCCGGAGGCGCCGCCCCCGGCGCCGTGA
- a CDS encoding L,D-transpeptidase — translation MLAVTGSAGTGAATGVRPADVVDISPAATTVGVAHPVTVTFAGPITDRAAAERSIEISAPSTPRGSFTWLNDRVVEFTPDEWWPAHSTITVSAGGLKTSFQTGSVVLGVADIDEHTFTVSIDGEVVREMPASMGKPRFPTPKGNFKVLEKQRTVVMDSRTIGIPLEDPEGYKLTVHHAVRITWGGVYVHGAPWSVSSQGYANVSHGCINLSPDNAAWYFDTVKVGDPVIVQA, via the coding sequence ATGTTGGCGGTCACCGGGTCGGCCGGGACCGGCGCCGCAACGGGCGTCCGGCCGGCCGATGTTGTGGACATCTCCCCGGCCGCCACCACGGTGGGCGTGGCGCATCCGGTGACCGTCACGTTCGCCGGCCCGATCACCGACCGGGCCGCCGCCGAACGGAGCATCGAGATCTCCGCGCCGTCCACTCCGCGGGGAAGCTTCACCTGGCTCAACGATCGCGTCGTGGAGTTCACCCCCGACGAGTGGTGGCCGGCGCACTCGACGATCACCGTGTCGGCGGGCGGGCTGAAGACCAGCTTCCAGACCGGGTCGGTGGTGTTGGGCGTCGCCGACATCGACGAGCACACCTTCACCGTGAGCATCGACGGCGAGGTGGTGCGCGAGATGCCCGCGTCGATGGGCAAGCCGCGGTTTCCCACCCCCAAGGGCAACTTCAAGGTGCTCGAGAAGCAGCGCACGGTGGTGATGGACTCGCGCACCATCGGCATCCCGCTCGAGGACCCGGAGGGCTACAAGCTGACGGTCCACCACGCGGTGCGCATCACCTGGGGCGGGGTCTACGTGCACGGTGCGCCGTGGTCGGTCAGCTCGCAGGGCTATGCGAACGTCAGCCACGGCTGCATCAACCTCAGCCCGGACAACGCCGCCTGGTACTTCGACACCGTCAAGGTGGGCGATCCGGTGATCGTGCAGGCCTGA
- a CDS encoding sterol desaturase family protein produces MNTSSSRPVRRAFTLADARREFIRHPSPWLIGATLAGALTARIIVGDWQLVDAVVLAVMVALFPFLEWVVHVFLLHFRPRTIGRFTIDPLLAREHRAHHRDPRRIRLIFIPWRSLVTWVLPLIVGTALLAFPRLSLGLTFLVGIAALGLCYEWTHYLIHTDYKPKTRVYRAIWRNHRNHHYKNEHYWFTVTSAGTADRVFGTDPDPAAVPTSPTAKNLHAVG; encoded by the coding sequence ATGAACACGAGCAGTTCACGACCCGTCCGGCGCGCGTTCACCCTCGCCGACGCACGCCGGGAGTTCATCCGTCACCCCTCGCCGTGGTTGATCGGGGCCACCCTGGCGGGTGCCCTGACCGCGCGGATCATCGTGGGTGACTGGCAACTCGTCGACGCCGTGGTCCTCGCGGTGATGGTGGCGCTCTTCCCGTTCCTGGAGTGGGTCGTGCACGTGTTCCTGCTGCACTTCAGGCCCAGGACGATCGGCCGGTTCACCATCGACCCGCTGCTCGCCCGCGAGCACCGCGCCCACCACCGCGACCCGCGCCGGATACGGCTGATCTTCATCCCGTGGAGATCCCTGGTGACGTGGGTGCTGCCGCTGATCGTCGGCACCGCGCTGCTGGCGTTCCCGCGATTGTCACTGGGACTGACCTTCCTGGTCGGCATCGCGGCGCTGGGCCTGTGCTACGAGTGGACCCACTATCTGATCCACACCGACTACAAGCCGAAAACCCGTGTATACCGGGCGATCTGGCGGAATCACCGCAACCATCACTACAAGAACGAGCACTACTGGTTCACGGTGACCAGCGCCGGCACCGCCGACCGGGTCTTCGGTACCGACCCGGATCCCGCCGCGGTGCCCACCTCACCGACGGCCAAGAACCTGCACGCCGTCGGCTGA
- a CDS encoding FadR/GntR family transcriptional regulator, with product MALQPVTRRSVPEEVFEQIAGEVLSGGLRPGEPLPSERRLAEVLGVSRPAVREALKRLSAAGLVEVRQGDATTVRDFRRHAGLDLLPRLLVRGGELDVAVVRSILETRLHNGPKVAELAAARSGAALAEPLDRALRALAAATDPIERQRVALTFWDHIVDGADSIVFRLMYNTLRAAYEPALAALATVMSDEVGRPQAYRELADAIVAGDPDRARRAAHDLLAPATTTLLDALETLGDNE from the coding sequence ATGGCCCTGCAACCCGTGACCCGACGCTCGGTGCCCGAGGAGGTGTTCGAGCAGATCGCCGGCGAAGTGCTGTCCGGCGGCCTGCGCCCGGGCGAGCCCCTGCCCAGCGAACGCCGGCTCGCCGAGGTGCTGGGCGTGTCGCGCCCGGCCGTGCGCGAGGCGCTCAAACGGCTCAGCGCGGCCGGACTGGTCGAGGTGCGGCAGGGCGACGCCACCACGGTGCGCGACTTCCGCCGGCACGCCGGCCTGGACCTGCTCCCCCGGCTGCTGGTGCGCGGCGGTGAACTCGACGTCGCAGTGGTGCGCAGCATCCTGGAGACCCGGCTGCACAACGGGCCCAAGGTCGCCGAGCTGGCCGCCGCACGCAGCGGTGCCGCGCTGGCCGAACCGCTCGACCGGGCCCTGCGTGCGCTGGCCGCCGCCACCGACCCGATCGAACGGCAGCGGGTGGCGTTGACCTTCTGGGACCACATTGTCGACGGCGCCGACTCGATCGTCTTCCGGCTGATGTACAACACGCTGCGCGCCGCCTACGAACCGGCGCTCGCCGCGCTCGCCACCGTGATGTCCGATGAGGTCGGCCGCCCCCAGGCCTATCGGGAGCTGGCCGACGCGATCGTCGCGGGCGACCCCGACCGGGCCCGGCGCGCGGCCCACGATCTGCTGGCACCGGCCACCACCACCCTGCTCGACGCCCTTGAGACGTTGGGGGACAACGAATGA
- a CDS encoding lipoprotein LpqH — protein MGKRFVAAAAVGLAAAATGCSTNPPALGGTTAKVTVNGRSTGGPYPVTCIQTGWLWTIKTYDDQAQGFTASIEAGDEVTVQAVELRDLGGFTGTFWRDNLGEAEVSSAGGTYTITGTADGSFADNPNETVSTPFGIEATC, from the coding sequence ATGGGGAAGCGATTTGTCGCGGCGGCCGCCGTCGGGCTGGCCGCCGCTGCGACTGGCTGCTCGACGAATCCGCCGGCGCTCGGCGGCACCACCGCGAAGGTGACGGTGAACGGCCGCAGCACCGGTGGTCCGTACCCGGTCACGTGCATCCAGACCGGGTGGTTGTGGACCATCAAGACCTACGACGATCAGGCGCAGGGGTTCACCGCGTCGATCGAGGCCGGCGACGAGGTGACGGTGCAGGCCGTCGAACTGCGCGACCTGGGCGGGTTCACCGGCACGTTCTGGCGTGACAACCTGGGCGAGGCCGAGGTCAGTTCCGCCGGTGGCACGTACACGATCACCGGGACGGCCGACGGTTCCTTCGCGGACAACCCGAACGAGACCGTCAGCACCCCGTTCGGAATCGAGGCTACCTGCTGA
- a CDS encoding peroxidase-related enzyme (This protein belongs to a clade of uncharacterized proteins related to peroxidases such as the alkylhydroperoxidase AhpD.): MTTTADAPARTDLTPKTISRLRVPELDELTNPDVRAFFDRQLRQEGLTSNWFRALSLNEDDLARLNAYLLPLLGADGRGGLTLREREVIATVVSGENRCAYCHTNHANKLGKVAGDWSFGQRVAIDHHQVAELTERERALGDLAVAVNNDPRSIRDEDFARLRELGFDDHQILEAISIAAVIGATNRIGIALAVPPNPEYTGIPDRNRG, translated from the coding sequence ATGACCACTACCGCTGACGCCCCCGCCCGCACCGATCTGACGCCCAAGACCATCTCGCGGCTGCGCGTCCCGGAACTCGACGAACTGACCAACCCCGACGTGCGCGCGTTCTTCGATCGCCAGCTGCGCCAGGAAGGCTTGACCTCCAACTGGTTTCGCGCCCTGTCGCTGAACGAGGACGATCTGGCACGGCTCAACGCCTATCTGCTGCCGCTGTTGGGCGCCGACGGCCGCGGCGGGTTGACGCTTCGGGAACGCGAGGTCATCGCGACCGTGGTCTCCGGCGAGAACCGTTGCGCCTATTGCCATACCAACCACGCCAACAAACTCGGCAAGGTCGCCGGCGACTGGTCGTTCGGCCAGCGGGTGGCCATCGACCATCATCAGGTCGCCGAGCTCACCGAGCGGGAACGTGCGCTCGGCGACCTCGCCGTCGCCGTCAACAACGATCCGCGGTCGATCCGCGACGAGGACTTCGCCCGGTTGCGGGAGCTCGGCTTCGACGACCACCAGATTCTGGAGGCGATCTCCATCGCGGCGGTCATCGGCGCCACCAACCGCATCGGCATCGCGCTGGCAGTGCCGCCCAACCCGGAGTACACCGGGATCCCCGACCGGAACCGGGGCTGA
- a CDS encoding helix-turn-helix domain-containing protein produces the protein MTTVDVQRPAFGSLMRSWRQRRRLSQLDLAIEADVSARHLSFIETGRSTPSREMVLRLAEALDIPLRERNRLLLAAGLAPVYTERSLDDPEMAAVRAGVERVLNAYNPFPCVAVDRTWNILLANEGAGVLLDGVSPTLLEQPNALRIALHPEGLAPRIRNLAQWRHHLIERLRREVSVSGSAELSALLAEIDSYPGGASAVDELDGVAVPLELATPGGEVLTFLSMVTTFGTALDLTAAELSIEAFLPADEATAAALR, from the coding sequence GTGACCACCGTCGACGTGCAGCGACCCGCCTTCGGTTCACTGATGCGCAGCTGGCGGCAACGCCGTCGGCTCAGCCAACTCGACCTCGCGATCGAGGCCGATGTCTCGGCACGCCACCTGAGTTTCATCGAGACGGGGCGGTCCACCCCCAGCCGGGAGATGGTGCTGCGGCTGGCCGAGGCGCTGGACATCCCACTGCGGGAACGCAATCGACTGCTGTTGGCGGCCGGGCTGGCCCCGGTGTACACCGAACGTTCGCTCGACGACCCGGAGATGGCCGCCGTCCGCGCCGGGGTGGAGCGAGTTCTCAACGCTTACAACCCTTTTCCATGCGTGGCGGTGGACCGCACGTGGAACATCCTGTTGGCCAACGAGGGTGCGGGCGTGCTGCTGGACGGGGTCTCCCCCACCCTGCTGGAGCAACCCAACGCGCTGCGGATCGCGCTGCACCCCGAGGGGTTGGCCCCGCGGATCCGCAACCTCGCGCAGTGGCGGCACCACCTGATCGAACGGCTGCGGCGCGAGGTGAGCGTGAGCGGATCGGCCGAGTTGTCGGCGCTGTTGGCCGAGATCGACTCCTATCCGGGCGGCGCGTCGGCCGTCGACGAACTCGACGGGGTGGCGGTACCGCTGGAGCTGGCCACTCCCGGTGGCGAGGTGCTGACCTTCCTGAGCATGGTGACCACCTTCGGGACCGCCCTGGATCTGACGGCCGCCGAACTGTCCATCGAGGCGTTCCTGCCGGCCGACGAGGCCACCGCCGCCGCCCTGCGCTGA
- a CDS encoding cytochrome P450 yields MPTPNLPPGFDFTDPDIYAARLPVEELAELRRTAPIWWNEQPIGTGGFDDGGFWVVTKHKDVKEVSRRSDVFSSLQKTALPRYKDGTVGEQIERGKFVLLNQDAPHHTHLRKIISRAFTPRAIERLRDELDRRAQQIAKAAAESGAGDFVEQVACELPLQAIAELMGVPQEDRMKLFHWSNQMVGDMDPEFAANDAITASAELIAYGMKLAAERADTPGEDLVTKLVQADVEGHRLSDDELGFFVVLLAVAGNETTRNSITQGMMAFTEFPDQWELFKRERPVTAVDEIVRWATPVTSFQRTALEDTELSGVRIKKGQRVVMFYRSANFDEEVFEDPFRFDILRDPNPHLGFGGTGAHYCIGANLARLTIEVMFNAIADHMPNLTPLGRPERLRSGWLNGIKHWQVDYTGAAVTAGVGGR; encoded by the coding sequence ATGCCAACTCCCAACCTTCCTCCCGGATTCGACTTCACAGATCCTGACATCTATGCCGCGCGTCTGCCTGTCGAGGAACTCGCCGAACTGCGCCGCACCGCGCCGATCTGGTGGAACGAACAGCCGATCGGCACCGGCGGATTCGACGACGGCGGGTTCTGGGTGGTGACCAAACACAAAGACGTCAAAGAGGTCTCGCGCCGCAGCGACGTGTTCTCCAGCCTGCAGAAGACCGCGCTGCCCCGGTACAAGGACGGCACCGTGGGTGAGCAGATCGAGCGCGGCAAGTTCGTCCTGCTCAATCAGGACGCTCCACATCACACCCATCTGCGCAAGATCATCTCCCGGGCCTTCACCCCGCGCGCGATCGAACGGCTGCGCGACGAACTCGACCGGCGGGCCCAGCAGATCGCCAAGGCGGCCGCCGAGTCCGGCGCCGGCGATTTCGTCGAACAGGTGGCCTGCGAACTGCCACTACAGGCGATAGCCGAGCTGATGGGCGTGCCGCAGGAAGACCGGATGAAGCTGTTCCACTGGTCCAACCAGATGGTCGGCGATATGGACCCGGAATTCGCCGCCAACGACGCCATCACCGCATCGGCCGAACTGATCGCCTACGGGATGAAACTGGCCGCCGAACGCGCCGACACCCCCGGCGAGGACCTGGTCACCAAACTGGTGCAGGCCGACGTCGAGGGACACCGGCTCTCCGACGACGAACTCGGGTTCTTCGTCGTCCTGCTGGCGGTGGCCGGCAACGAGACCACCCGCAACTCCATCACCCAGGGCATGATGGCCTTCACCGAGTTCCCCGATCAGTGGGAGCTGTTCAAACGCGAACGGCCGGTCACCGCGGTCGACGAGATCGTTCGGTGGGCCACCCCGGTCACCTCGTTCCAGCGCACCGCGCTCGAGGACACCGAACTGTCCGGGGTGCGGATCAAGAAGGGCCAGCGGGTGGTGATGTTCTACCGGTCGGCCAACTTCGACGAGGAGGTCTTCGAGGACCCGTTCCGGTTCGACATCCTGCGCGACCCCAACCCGCATCTGGGATTCGGCGGCACCGGCGCGCACTACTGCATCGGCGCGAACCTGGCCCGGCTGACCATCGAGGTGATGTTCAACGCGATCGCCGACCACATGCCGAACCTCACCCCGCTGGGCCGTCCCGAACGGCTGCGGTCGGGTTGGCTCAACGGCATCAAACACTGGCAGGTCGACTACACCGGCGCCGCGGTGACGGCCGGGGTGGGTGGTCGATGA
- a CDS encoding molybdopterin-dependent oxidoreductase — protein sequence MTEQWQPSACILCECNCGIVVHVEDRRLVKIRGDKDHPASRGYTCNKALRLDHYQNNRARLTSPLRRRPDGGFEEIDWDTAISEIAAGFKRIARTYGGDKIFYYGGGGQGNHLGGAYSSAFLKPLGSHYRSNALAQEKTGEAWVDAQLYGGHTRGEFEHAEVSVFVGKNPWMSHSIPRARVVLNDIAKDPGRSMIVIDPVLTDTAKMADFHLRTRPGTDAWCLAALAAVLVQENLCDERFLADHVNGADVVRDVLREIPVPEYAQHCGVDEELIRAVARRIGTASSVSVFEDLGVQQGPNSTLCSYLDKLLWILTGNFAKRGGQHLHSTFGPIMRHTPEVGRTPVTGAPIVAGLVPGNVIADEILTDHPDRFRAMIVESTNPAHSLADSARCRAAFASLELLVVIDVAMTETARLAHYVLPAASQFEKPEATFFNLEFPHNTFHLRHPLMDPLPGTLPEPEIWARLVRALGVVDDAELEPLRAAARRGRDEFTTAFLQAMAANPELNKVLPYVLYETLGPTLPDGLRGAAALWGLAQRAAMTYPDAIRRAGHADGNALFDAILTSRSGVTFTVHEYADDFALISHPDRRIALEIPELLDDLRGLAAGPTPLTTPEFPIVLSAGERRAYTANDIIRDPAWRKRDGHGALRVSVEDAAELGLVDGGRARIITATGSAEATVEITEAMLPGHASLPNGFGVDYPDDDTAAPRVTGVAPNELTAAGWRDRYAATPWHKHVPARLEPVPADG from the coding sequence ATGACCGAGCAATGGCAACCGAGCGCCTGCATCCTGTGCGAATGCAACTGCGGCATCGTCGTTCACGTCGAGGACCGCCGGCTGGTCAAGATCCGCGGCGACAAGGACCACCCGGCCTCCCGCGGCTACACCTGCAACAAGGCCCTGCGGCTGGACCACTACCAGAACAACCGCGCCCGGCTGACCTCGCCGCTGCGCCGCCGCCCCGACGGTGGTTTCGAGGAAATCGATTGGGACACCGCAATATCGGAGATCGCTGCGGGATTCAAACGGATCGCCCGGACATACGGCGGCGACAAGATCTTCTACTACGGCGGCGGTGGGCAGGGCAACCACCTCGGCGGAGCATACAGCAGCGCCTTCCTCAAGCCACTCGGGTCCCATTACCGGTCGAACGCGCTGGCGCAGGAGAAGACCGGCGAGGCCTGGGTCGACGCGCAACTGTACGGCGGGCACACCCGCGGCGAGTTCGAGCACGCCGAGGTGTCGGTGTTCGTCGGGAAGAATCCGTGGATGTCGCACAGCATTCCGCGGGCCCGTGTGGTGCTCAACGACATCGCCAAGGACCCCGGCCGCTCCATGATCGTCATCGACCCGGTGCTCACCGACACCGCCAAGATGGCCGACTTCCACCTGCGGACCCGGCCGGGCACCGACGCCTGGTGCCTGGCCGCGCTGGCCGCGGTACTGGTGCAGGAGAACCTCTGCGACGAAAGGTTTCTCGCCGACCACGTCAACGGCGCCGACGTGGTGCGTGACGTGCTGCGCGAGATCCCCGTACCCGAGTACGCGCAGCACTGCGGGGTCGACGAGGAACTGATCCGGGCGGTGGCCCGGCGGATCGGCACCGCCTCCAGCGTCTCGGTGTTCGAGGACCTCGGCGTGCAGCAGGGGCCCAACAGCACGCTGTGCTCCTATCTGGACAAGCTGCTGTGGATCCTGACCGGAAACTTCGCCAAACGCGGTGGCCAGCACCTGCATTCGACGTTCGGGCCGATCATGCGGCACACCCCGGAGGTGGGGCGCACCCCGGTGACCGGTGCGCCGATCGTCGCCGGACTGGTGCCGGGCAACGTCATCGCCGACGAGATCCTCACCGATCACCCGGACCGGTTCCGGGCGATGATCGTCGAGAGCACCAACCCGGCGCACTCACTGGCCGATTCCGCACGCTGCCGCGCGGCGTTCGCGTCGCTGGAGCTGCTCGTCGTCATCGACGTCGCGATGACCGAGACCGCCCGGCTGGCCCACTACGTGCTGCCCGCCGCCAGCCAGTTCGAGAAACCCGAGGCCACCTTCTTCAACCTCGAATTCCCGCACAACACCTTCCATCTGCGTCATCCGCTGATGGATCCGCTGCCGGGCACCCTGCCCGAGCCGGAGATCTGGGCGCGGCTGGTGCGCGCCCTCGGCGTGGTCGACGACGCCGAGCTCGAACCGCTGCGCGCGGCGGCCCGCCGCGGCCGCGACGAGTTCACCACGGCGTTCCTGCAGGCGATGGCGGCCAATCCGGAGCTCAACAAGGTGCTGCCGTACGTGCTGTACGAGACGCTGGGGCCGACCCTGCCCGACGGGCTGCGCGGCGCCGCGGCGCTGTGGGGACTGGCCCAGCGCGCCGCGATGACCTACCCCGACGCGATCCGGCGGGCCGGCCACGCCGACGGCAACGCGTTGTTCGACGCGATCCTGACCAGCCGGTCGGGGGTCACGTTCACCGTGCACGAGTACGCCGACGACTTCGCGCTGATCAGCCACCCCGACCGCAGGATCGCGCTCGAGATCCCCGAACTGCTCGACGACCTGCGCGGGCTGGCCGCCGGCCCGACCCCGCTGACCACACCGGAGTTCCCGATCGTGTTGTCGGCCGGGGAACGGCGCGCCTACACGGCCAACGACATCATCCGCGATCCGGCGTGGCGTAAACGCGACGGTCACGGGGCGCTGCGGGTCAGCGTCGAGGACGCCGCCGAACTCGGGCTGGTCGACGGCGGCCGGGCGCGGATCATCACCGCCACCGGCTCCGCCGAGGCGACCGTGGAGATCACCGAGGCGATGCTGCCCGGACACGCGTCGCTGCCGAACGGCTTCGGGGTCGACTACCCGGACGACGACACCGCGGCGCCCCGGGTGACCGGGGTGGCGCCCAACGAGCTCACCGCCGCGGGCTGGCGCGACCGCTATGCCGCGACGCCGTGGCACAAACACGTGCCGGCACGCCTGGAACCGGTGCCGGCCGACGGCTGA
- a CDS encoding TetR/AcrR family transcriptional regulator — translation MASPRERMVVSAALLIRERGAHRTAIADVLEHSGAPRGSAYHYFPGGRTQLLCEAVDYAADYVARRIADAADGVALLDGLVGFYRDQLTSTEFRAGCPVVAVSVEAGDPAKPQETEPVIERAAAAFRRWTELIAQRLAADGVDADRAGELAALITSSIEGAIVVARATRDTAPLDVVHHQLRALLRGAKPKGRNRR, via the coding sequence ATGGCCAGTCCCCGCGAACGCATGGTGGTCTCCGCCGCGCTGCTGATCCGGGAACGCGGTGCGCACCGCACCGCGATCGCCGACGTGCTCGAGCACAGCGGCGCACCCCGCGGTTCGGCATACCACTACTTCCCCGGAGGTCGAACCCAATTACTCTGCGAGGCAGTCGATTACGCCGCAGATTACGTCGCGAGACGAATCGCCGACGCAGCCGACGGAGTCGCGCTGCTCGACGGTCTGGTCGGGTTCTACCGAGACCAGTTGACCAGCACCGAATTTCGGGCCGGATGCCCCGTCGTCGCGGTCAGCGTGGAGGCCGGCGATCCGGCCAAACCCCAGGAGACCGAACCGGTCATCGAGCGCGCGGCGGCCGCGTTCCGGCGCTGGACCGAGCTGATCGCCCAACGCCTGGCGGCCGACGGCGTCGACGCCGATCGCGCCGGGGAGCTGGCCGCGTTGATCACCAGCTCGATCGAGGGCGCGATCGTCGTCGCCCGGGCCACCCGCGACACCGCACCGCTCGACGTCGTGCACCACCAGCTGCGCGCCCTGCTGCGCGGGGCGAAGCCGAAAGGCAGGAACCGCCGATGA
- a CDS encoding DUF6766 family protein, with translation MKHIRRWGAVYVLLLLFIGSWLGQFFTQLGAFADTQQQHGQPFQWGGYLHEFFASTFENWQSEWLQLIFQAILLLGAKHWLFRVDAEDLERIEAKVDDIRDALNPS, from the coding sequence ATGAAACACATCCGGCGCTGGGGAGCCGTCTACGTCCTGCTCCTCCTGTTCATCGGCTCGTGGCTCGGCCAGTTCTTCACCCAGTTGGGCGCGTTCGCCGACACTCAGCAGCAGCACGGCCAGCCGTTCCAGTGGGGCGGGTATCTGCACGAGTTCTTCGCCTCGACCTTCGAGAACTGGCAGAGCGAGTGGCTGCAGCTGATCTTCCAGGCGATCCTGCTGCTCGGCGCCAAACACTGGCTGTTCCGGGTGGACGCCGAGGACCTCGAGCGCATCGAGGCCAAGGTCGACGACATCCGGGACGCGCTGAACCCGTCCTGA